One window of Salegentibacter sp. Hel_I_6 genomic DNA carries:
- a CDS encoding DMT family transporter, with product MRQSTILIVIGFILLWNSGFIGAEYGLPHTGPFTLVFWRYLGLSLLMALYLLLRKKFKWYGFKVAFLNMFIGFLAHGVWLTCVLFALDNNVPAGIVALIVALQPLATGASAYFVTGESTNLYQWIGLILGFIGVALSVGFRIDFEDSNSIFGYFIPLGSVIAITIATLIQRKMEINKEKEKLPLHQTIFYQSIATALALALPAIFVEDLKTEWVPEFNYALLWLIIAVSLGAYILMWQLIEHLDTTKVASLFYLGPPITMLMAWIAFGDKVKLMDIVGMGVVFIGVFLTQLKKEKRY from the coding sequence ATGAGACAAAGCACAATTTTAATAGTTATAGGTTTTATTCTTTTATGGAATTCCGGTTTTATAGGGGCAGAATATGGTCTGCCACATACGGGACCGTTTACCCTGGTTTTTTGGAGGTATCTAGGCTTAAGCTTGTTAATGGCATTGTATTTACTTCTAAGAAAGAAATTTAAATGGTATGGCTTCAAAGTAGCCTTTTTAAACATGTTTATTGGTTTTTTAGCACACGGGGTGTGGCTTACCTGTGTTCTATTTGCTTTAGATAATAACGTTCCTGCAGGAATTGTAGCTCTTATAGTAGCGCTGCAGCCTCTAGCTACGGGAGCTTCCGCATATTTTGTCACCGGAGAGTCCACAAACTTATATCAGTGGATTGGACTTATATTAGGATTTATCGGGGTTGCACTGTCTGTTGGTTTTAGAATAGATTTTGAAGATTCAAATTCCATATTCGGATATTTTATTCCCTTAGGCTCTGTAATAGCAATAACCATCGCCACTTTAATACAACGAAAAATGGAAATAAATAAGGAAAAAGAAAAACTACCTCTGCATCAAACCATTTTTTATCAAAGTATAGCTACAGCATTAGCTTTAGCCCTGCCCGCCATTTTTGTAGAAGATTTAAAAACTGAATGGGTACCAGAGTTTAACTATGCCTTGCTTTGGTTGATTATAGCCGTCTCTCTAGGTGCTTATATTTTAATGTGGCAACTAATTGAACACCTGGACACCACGAAAGTTGCCAGTTTATTTTATTTGGGACCACCAATCACAATGTTGATGGCCTGGATAGCTTTTGGGGATAAGGTTAAACTTATGGATATTGTAGGTATGGGAGTTGTTTTTATTGGCGTGTTTTTAACTCAGTTAAAGAAGGAAAAGAGATATTGA
- a CDS encoding VWA domain-containing protein encodes MKKLYCFLSIGLLLLSSCETDNVSNQNINPELGFSNDNAGLVDVEVTGDNYNEIIENPFIKVEDQAVSTFSIDADGASYTNIRRFLMSDNQLPPKNAIRTEEMINYFNLDYEFTESSHPISLNGEISNTPWNEETKLLRIGIKGKPMAEPLPPSNFVFLIDVSGSMASEDKLELLKNGFKSLVNEFTPEDRIAIVVYAGSSAVVLESTPGNEKEKIINAINNLGAGGSTAGSEGIKTAYEIASENFLENGNNRVILGSDGDFNVGITSQEELIELIEEKRDSGIFLSVLGVGRGNLNDAVMEQIANNGNGNYEYIDNIEQLRKVFIYEYNKFFTVAKDVKIQVEFDIKNVEAYRLIGYENRLLDEDDFEDDEEDAGEIGAGQNITALYEVLPARNPQYSTIPSLKIDFRYKEPNSESSQLLALEIFDQGKTFSESSDFMRFTASIASFSMLLRDSQYKGSSEYSKVLSWLNTVNLNDEHGFKAELKTLVEKAKDF; translated from the coding sequence ATGAAAAAATTATACTGTTTTCTATCGATCGGCTTATTGCTATTATCTTCCTGTGAAACGGATAATGTTTCTAACCAAAATATAAATCCAGAATTAGGCTTTTCCAATGATAATGCAGGCTTAGTGGATGTAGAAGTCACTGGTGATAATTACAATGAGATTATAGAAAACCCATTTATAAAGGTTGAAGATCAGGCTGTATCAACATTTTCCATAGATGCAGATGGAGCCTCTTATACCAATATTAGGCGGTTTTTAATGAGTGATAATCAATTACCTCCAAAAAATGCGATACGCACCGAGGAGATGATCAATTATTTTAATCTTGATTATGAGTTCACAGAAAGTAGTCATCCAATCAGTTTAAATGGAGAAATCAGTAATACTCCCTGGAATGAAGAAACTAAACTTCTACGTATTGGAATAAAGGGAAAACCAATGGCTGAGCCTTTACCGCCATCCAATTTTGTTTTCTTAATAGATGTTTCTGGTTCTATGGCAAGTGAAGATAAATTGGAGCTTTTAAAAAATGGATTTAAAAGTCTTGTGAATGAGTTTACTCCAGAGGATAGGATCGCCATAGTCGTATATGCTGGTTCTTCTGCTGTGGTACTTGAATCAACCCCGGGAAATGAAAAAGAGAAAATTATAAATGCCATTAATAACCTAGGTGCGGGAGGGAGCACTGCAGGTTCTGAAGGAATAAAAACTGCTTATGAAATAGCTTCTGAAAATTTTTTAGAAAATGGCAATAACAGGGTGATTCTTGGCAGCGATGGAGATTTTAATGTAGGAATCACCAGCCAGGAGGAATTAATTGAATTAATTGAAGAAAAACGAGATAGTGGTATATTCTTGAGTGTACTAGGTGTAGGCCGCGGAAACCTAAACGATGCTGTTATGGAACAAATAGCCAATAATGGTAACGGTAATTATGAATATATTGATAATATTGAGCAGTTAAGAAAAGTGTTTATTTATGAATACAATAAATTTTTTACGGTAGCAAAAGACGTAAAGATCCAGGTAGAGTTTGATATTAAAAATGTAGAAGCATATAGGCTCATCGGTTATGAAAATCGTCTTTTAGATGAAGATGACTTTGAGGACGATGAGGAAGATGCCGGAGAAATAGGAGCGGGGCAGAATATTACTGCATTGTATGAAGTGTTACCAGCCAGAAATCCACAATATTCCACCATTCCATCCCTAAAAATAGATTTTAGATATAAAGAGCCCAATTCAGAATCCAGCCAGCTTTTGGCTTTGGAAATTTTTGATCAAGGGAAGACTTTTTCGGAGTCCTCTGATTTCATGAGGTTTACCGCAAGTATCGCTTCTTTTTCTATGCTTCTTAGAGATTCTCAGTACAAGGGTAGTAGTGAATATAGCAAGGTCTTAAGCTGGCTTAATACCGTAAACCTTAACGATGAACATGGCTTTAAAGCTGAATTAAAAACATTAGTTGAAAAAGCTAAAGATTTTTAG